One stretch of Rhodopirellula halodulae DNA includes these proteins:
- a CDS encoding DUF192 domain-containing protein → MSELIDRSNGRKLLSKVEFATTFWKRFWGLQFRRELPSGHGIWLSPCSSLHTCFMRFPIDVVMLDERRKIVAVRRNVQPWRLLFCERKTHSVIEVTSADAGWTVGHQVDVIDFDVTDRS, encoded by the coding sequence ATGAGTGAATTGATCGATCGATCCAATGGACGAAAATTGCTTTCAAAGGTCGAGTTCGCGACCACATTTTGGAAACGTTTCTGGGGTCTGCAATTTCGTCGTGAGTTGCCAAGCGGTCATGGAATTTGGTTGTCACCGTGCTCTTCTCTGCACACCTGTTTCATGCGTTTCCCCATTGATGTGGTGATGCTTGATGAGCGCAGAAAGATTGTTGCCGTTCGAAGGAATGTCCAACCATGGCGGCTGCTGTTCTGCGAAAGAAAAACTCATTCGGTGATCGAAGTGACTTCCGCCGATGCGGGCTGGACGGTTGGTCACCAAGTCGATGTCATTGATTTCGACGTCACTGATCGTTCCTAG
- a CDS encoding type II secretion system F family protein, translated as MSIQFRIVLVALLWAVIAGICFAVLRRYQRRGEAALRLSRDIRRDASPEEGRRPGWLRRYMSLAGYSSPAAGVMLIVATVFMFLAGTMAVLAMRWSGVQQLILNGIEAVPGGLSGMLAPVVIVSPWLIVVMISLLPLLIVRASRRKRVQQVSRDLPLALDLWATLAEGGLGFDAALDRWMKTQRVDRVLASACRGFQRDLLGGMARSSAYRRLSDRLQIPPLTRFTAAMIQSEQMGSSVSETLRLQAEDVRAERREKSLAFAQSLATKRVIPLVVCFLPGLFVWPLGPFFTQLLRIVDSLTGTG; from the coding sequence ATGAGCATTCAATTTCGAATCGTTTTAGTCGCATTGCTTTGGGCCGTGATTGCGGGGATCTGCTTTGCTGTGTTGCGTCGATATCAGCGGCGAGGTGAAGCAGCGTTGCGATTGAGCCGTGACATTCGTCGAGATGCATCGCCAGAAGAGGGACGCAGACCGGGGTGGCTGCGACGCTACATGTCATTGGCGGGATATTCGTCTCCCGCGGCCGGTGTGATGCTGATTGTCGCAACTGTTTTCATGTTCCTCGCCGGAACGATGGCGGTGCTGGCGATGCGCTGGAGCGGCGTTCAGCAACTCATTCTCAACGGCATTGAAGCGGTCCCCGGTGGACTGTCAGGAATGTTGGCTCCCGTGGTCATCGTGTCACCGTGGCTGATCGTGGTGATGATTTCGCTGTTGCCACTGTTGATTGTGCGAGCTTCTCGACGCAAGCGAGTCCAACAGGTTTCGCGTGATTTGCCGCTCGCGTTGGATCTTTGGGCAACGCTGGCCGAAGGAGGGCTTGGATTTGACGCGGCACTGGACCGTTGGATGAAAACGCAGCGAGTCGATCGTGTGCTGGCGTCCGCATGTCGCGGATTTCAACGCGACCTTCTCGGAGGAATGGCCCGTAGCTCAGCGTATCGTCGTCTATCAGATCGCTTGCAGATACCGCCACTGACGCGATTCACCGCGGCGATGATCCAGTCCGAACAGATGGGAAGCAGTGTCTCAGAAACATTGCGTTTGCAAGCCGAAGACGTGCGAGCGGAGCGACGCGAAAAGTCGCTGGCTTTTGCGCAGTCACTGGCGACCAAACGTGTGATTCCGTTGGTCGTTTGTTTCTTGCCAGGGTTGTTCGTCTGGCCACTCGGTCCGTTTTTCACTCAGCTTTTGCGCATCGTCGACAGTCTGACGGGGACAGGATGA
- a CDS encoding HoxN/HupN/NixA family nickel/cobalt transporter codes for MHSHTHEMTLGLAFFLGALHALEPGHGKTAMLVYLSGERRSFWHPLVMGISSGVAHSVSLIAIAMAVHLTHHLVSGDHHHENDAVTQSLQWISAGLVMCVGLWMLWSAWRAKPMKCGCKSHQNGDCDAKSFSRKSSYSMSALLGVAFGLLPCPSALAAYFTSMSTGSPVAAYTVIGLFAAGIACSLSCVGILLQRFGGSLIRENSRFAKLPWPYLRAGLILGVGVFYCSRLVLVA; via the coding sequence ATGCATTCGCATACTCACGAGATGACATTGGGGCTCGCGTTTTTCCTGGGGGCGTTGCATGCGTTGGAACCTGGGCATGGCAAAACGGCCATGTTGGTTTACCTGAGTGGAGAACGGCGTAGTTTTTGGCATCCTTTGGTGATGGGGATATCCAGCGGTGTGGCGCATTCCGTTTCGCTGATCGCGATCGCGATGGCGGTGCATCTGACACACCATTTGGTTTCAGGGGATCACCATCATGAAAATGATGCGGTGACTCAGTCGCTGCAATGGATCAGTGCCGGTTTGGTGATGTGCGTCGGACTATGGATGCTTTGGTCCGCGTGGCGAGCCAAGCCAATGAAATGCGGATGCAAATCGCATCAAAATGGTGATTGTGACGCGAAATCGTTTTCTAGAAAATCAAGCTACTCGATGAGTGCGCTGCTGGGCGTCGCGTTTGGACTGCTCCCTTGTCCGTCGGCATTGGCTGCTTACTTCACCAGCATGTCGACCGGTTCACCCGTCGCGGCGTACACGGTGATTGGACTGTTCGCCGCGGGAATTGCTTGCAGTCTGAGTTGCGTTGGCATTTTGCTGCAACGCTTTGGCGGAAGTCTGATCCGAGAAAACAGTCGGTTTGCAAAGCTTCCCTGGCCGTATCTGCGAGCCGGGTTGATTCTTGGCGTCGGCGTCTTTTACTGCAGCCGATTGGTTTTGGTTGCTTAG